The following proteins are co-located in the Candidatus Palauibacter scopulicola genome:
- a CDS encoding DinB family protein — MIAQQTLMQFDHIVAGCRATLEAVPDDRLDWRPHEKSWTLGALATHVAMLPNWTVATLTMSEFDVAPDGDGPPQNPELESSAELVAALEESAAAARETIEATPDEVFAGTWTLKVAGEDRFSMPKAVVLRSFVLDHLIHHRAQLGVYLRLLDVPVPQMFGPTADYPEM; from the coding sequence ATGATCGCTCAACAGACCCTCATGCAGTTCGACCATATCGTCGCGGGCTGCCGCGCCACGCTGGAAGCCGTGCCCGACGACCGCCTCGACTGGCGGCCGCACGAGAAGTCGTGGACGCTCGGCGCGTTGGCGACCCACGTCGCGATGCTGCCCAACTGGACCGTGGCGACGCTGACCATGTCCGAGTTCGACGTCGCGCCGGACGGCGACGGACCGCCGCAGAATCCCGAACTCGAGTCTTCGGCCGAACTCGTCGCGGCGCTCGAAGAGAGCGCGGCCGCGGCGCGGGAGACCATCGAGGCGACCCCGGACGAGGTCTTCGCCGGCACGTGGACGCTCAAGGTGGCGGGCGAGGATCGCTTCTCGATGCCCAAGGCGGTCGTGTTGCGGAGCTTCGTCCTCGACCACCTGATCCACCACCGCGCGCAACTGGGCGTCTACCTGCGGCTCCTCGACGTGCCGGTGCCCCAGATGTTCGGGCCCACGGCGGACTATCCGGAGATGTGA
- a CDS encoding SDR family oxidoreductase, which yields MSLPASQDRRPRRVLVTGASGYVGGRLVPALEARGERVRCLARNPRYLSNRFSSRTEILAGDVLDPDSLSKALLGVDAAYYLVHSMGSKADFEEQDRLGAGNFARAARVRRVRRVIYLGGLIGDGELSPHLASRQEVGRILAAEGPPTLEFRASIIIGSGSLSFELLRSLVNKLPFMVTPRWVRTPAQPIAIDDVIAYLIHGLDLDLERSAVFEIGGPGRVTYGELMHEYARQAGVRRVMVPIPLLSPRLSSLWLGLVTPVYARVGRKLVTSLRTQTVVRDAAALDRFPIRPLDVREAIERALSEEDGAMARTRWSDAVSSSGGQPFWGGQRFGSRIVDRQQAEVKVSAERAFAPIERIGGTNGWYYANWLWELRGSADLLLGGVGTRRGRPHPTALRAGDPLDFWRVEAVEPGRLLRLRAEMKVPGRAWLQFEVEPRKAGSRITQTAIFDPLGLGGLLYWHLLYPIHRLIFRGMLRGIAQRSDSRPPQGT from the coding sequence TTGTCCCTCCCAGCGAGCCAGGATCGGCGGCCGCGTCGCGTTCTCGTCACCGGAGCGAGCGGGTACGTCGGTGGACGGCTCGTCCCGGCCCTCGAGGCGCGCGGAGAACGGGTCCGCTGTCTCGCTCGTAACCCCCGGTATCTCTCCAACCGGTTCTCGAGCCGGACGGAGATCCTCGCGGGCGACGTGCTGGATCCCGACTCGCTCTCTAAAGCGCTCCTCGGCGTGGACGCCGCCTACTACCTCGTCCATTCGATGGGATCGAAAGCCGACTTCGAGGAACAGGATCGCCTCGGTGCCGGCAATTTCGCCCGTGCCGCGCGAGTTCGGAGGGTGCGCCGCGTGATCTATCTCGGCGGTCTCATCGGCGACGGCGAGTTGTCGCCGCACCTCGCGAGTCGGCAGGAAGTCGGCCGCATCCTTGCCGCCGAAGGGCCGCCCACGCTGGAGTTCCGCGCCTCCATCATCATCGGATCGGGGTCGCTCTCCTTCGAACTCCTGCGGAGCCTGGTCAACAAACTGCCGTTCATGGTCACGCCGCGCTGGGTTCGTACGCCGGCCCAGCCGATCGCGATCGACGACGTCATCGCCTACCTGATCCACGGGCTCGATCTCGATCTGGAGCGCAGCGCGGTGTTCGAGATCGGCGGGCCAGGACGGGTTACCTACGGCGAATTGATGCACGAGTACGCCCGCCAAGCCGGCGTGCGGCGCGTAATGGTCCCCATCCCCCTCCTCAGTCCGCGACTCTCGAGCCTGTGGCTCGGTCTCGTCACGCCCGTGTATGCGCGGGTGGGCCGGAAGCTCGTGACCAGCCTGCGGACCCAGACGGTCGTGCGCGATGCCGCAGCCCTCGATCGCTTCCCGATCCGTCCCCTCGATGTGCGCGAGGCGATCGAGCGGGCGTTGAGTGAGGAAGACGGCGCCATGGCCCGGACGCGGTGGAGCGACGCCGTCTCGTCAAGCGGCGGGCAGCCGTTCTGGGGCGGGCAGCGCTTCGGCTCCCGGATCGTCGACCGGCAGCAGGCGGAGGTGAAAGTCAGTGCCGAGCGCGCCTTCGCGCCGATCGAGCGCATCGGCGGCACGAACGGCTGGTACTACGCCAACTGGCTTTGGGAGCTCCGCGGATCCGCCGATCTCCTCCTTGGCGGGGTCGGCACGCGTCGCGGGCGCCCGCATCCGACTGCGCTACGCGCCGGCGACCCGCTCGACTTCTGGCGCGTGGAGGCCGTCGAACCCGGCCGCCTGCTCCGCCTGCGGGCCGAGATGAAAGTCCCGGGCCGTGCCTGGCTGCAGTTCGAGGTCGAACCTCGGAAGGCAGGCAGCCGGATCACGCAGACCGCGATCTTCGATCCTCTGGGCCTTGGCGGCCTGCTGTACTGGCATCTCCTGTACCCCATCCACCGGCTGATCTTCCGGGGGATGCTCCGCGGCATCGCGCAGCGCAGCGATTCGCGGCCCCCGCAAGGGACCTGA
- a CDS encoding creatininase family protein, translating to MTAEIRMERMTSPEIGAAIEAGVTTVVVAAGAVEQHGPHLPLFVDAEHGDRLAVEIARRLGGALVAPTIRVGWSAHHMAFPGTVSLEKATFLAVCRDYAVSLAHHGFRRVCFVPSHGGNFAPLAEARDAFNEAAGPDCSVDVYADLGEVIGVWRGVAEAEAGLGGRVGGHADIAETSIMMAMHDGIVREELAECGRLTTPEEEPELIRRVLSEGFASVTPNGILGDARGASAELGEKMIAALADRMAAHFGA from the coding sequence ATGACTGCCGAAATACGGATGGAGCGGATGACCTCGCCCGAGATCGGGGCGGCGATCGAGGCGGGGGTCACGACCGTCGTCGTCGCGGCGGGGGCGGTGGAGCAGCACGGGCCGCACCTGCCGCTGTTCGTGGACGCCGAGCACGGGGACCGGCTCGCGGTCGAGATCGCCCGGCGGCTCGGCGGGGCGCTCGTGGCGCCGACGATCCGGGTCGGCTGGTCCGCGCACCACATGGCGTTCCCCGGCACCGTGTCCCTCGAGAAGGCGACCTTCCTCGCCGTGTGCCGGGACTACGCCGTCAGCCTCGCGCACCACGGCTTCCGGCGCGTCTGCTTCGTCCCATCCCACGGAGGGAACTTCGCTCCGCTCGCCGAGGCGCGTGACGCGTTCAACGAAGCGGCGGGGCCCGACTGTTCCGTGGACGTATACGCGGACCTGGGCGAGGTCATCGGCGTCTGGCGCGGTGTCGCGGAGGCGGAGGCGGGGCTCGGGGGCCGCGTAGGCGGCCACGCGGACATCGCCGAGACGTCAATCATGATGGCCATGCACGACGGGATCGTCCGCGAGGAACTGGCCGAGTGCGGACGCCTTACGACGCCCGAAGAGGAACCGGAACTCATCCGGCGCGTGCTCAGCGAGGGGTTCGCGAGCGTGACGCCGAACGGGATCCTCGGCGACGCGCGCGGGGCGAGCGCCGAACTCGGCGAGAAGATGATCGCGGCGCTGGCGGATCGCATGGCCGCGCACTTTGGGGCATAG
- a CDS encoding type II toxin-antitoxin system prevent-host-death family antitoxin: MSHVVNVHEAKTQLSRLLAQVEAGEDIVIARRGEPVARLVACKPAGKRQPDVLKDRIVIPDSFFDPLPEEELAAWEGR, encoded by the coding sequence ATGTCGCACGTCGTGAACGTTCATGAAGCCAAGACACAGCTCTCTCGCCTTCTGGCACAGGTGGAGGCTGGAGAGGACATCGTCATCGCTCGCCGCGGCGAGCCGGTGGCACGGCTGGTGGCCTGCAAGCCGGCCGGCAAGCGCCAGCCGGACGTCCTGAAGGACCGGATCGTGATCCCGGACAGCTTCTTCGACCCGCTGCCGGAGGAGGAACTGGCCGCCTGGGAAGGCAGATAG
- a CDS encoding type II toxin-antitoxin system VapC family toxin produces the protein MRALLDTHAFLWWIADSGRLSRKARRLVADETNDIAVSAASAWEIATKHRIGRLPGGEAVALDVAGRISDQGFSELPISVSDGERAGRLPGPHRDPFDRMLAAQALARGLPIISIDGVFDRYGLDRLW, from the coding sequence GTGCGCGCGTTGCTGGACACGCATGCGTTTCTCTGGTGGATCGCGGACAGCGGGCGGCTGTCCCGGAAGGCTCGCCGTCTTGTTGCGGACGAGACGAACGACATCGCCGTCAGCGCGGCATCCGCCTGGGAGATCGCGACGAAGCACCGGATCGGCAGACTGCCGGGTGGCGAGGCAGTGGCCCTGGACGTGGCGGGCCGCATATCCGACCAGGGGTTCAGCGAACTTCCGATCAGCGTCAGCGACGGGGAACGCGCCGGGCGCCTGCCCGGCCCGCATCGGGACCCGTTCGACCGAATGCTCGCGGCGCAGGCTCTCGCGCGCGGTCTTCCGATCATCTCGATCGACGGAGTATTCGATCGCTACGGTCTGGACCGACTCTGGTAG
- a CDS encoding FG-GAP-like repeat-containing protein — translation MPHIHQDSRLFVRVTLLAAAALGGGCGPGALDWVEEDGYRWAELRVSGDDEPGFERLDPSETGISFENVVTEEQYIANSHYLNGSGVAAGDVDRDGRVDLYLAGMDGPNRLYRNLGGWRFEDIAEEAGVAAADRFSTGAVFADVDGDGDLDLLVNALGGPNALYLNDGTGHFTDGTEEAGLSSTLGSMSMALADIDGDGDLDLYVVNNKVATVQDLFPPEVLQPSNLYRQTGDGFEILPEWREHFTLGEVQDGMVPRLELAEPDRLYLNDGTGRFTPVPWTEGAFLDEEGQPLATDPLEWGLAARFQDMDGDGDPDLYVCNDFHSPDHIWINDGAGRFRMLAPLAMRNTSFASMAVDFSDVDRDGVADFFVAEMLSREQRLRMKQMVGGEPDRPFAGRIRNRPQKPRNTLYVSRGDGTFAEAAQFAGLDASGWSWGSTFVDVDLDGFEDLLLGTGHFYDAMDKDAAQRVGSMDWRQRILGFPPLRLSNVAFRNRGDLTFEEVGEAWGFAGDEDITHGMAAADLDGDGDLDIVTNRLLAPAGVYRNVGRAPRVAVRLVGRGLNTGGVGAQIRLSGSGLPAQTKEIVAGGLYLSGSEAMASFAAPGGEMTIEVVWRDGTVSRVENVRTNRIYEIREPAAGGAAAAGTADPEAPLFDDVSDLLGHRHRENSFDDFAQQPLITWRLGQGGPGVAWGDIDGDGDTDALVGGGGGAGLSVFRGDGGGGFVPDRGAQGGGPAGPAPSPGDQTGLVIVPGRAGASVVVGTATYDGTDRAAPSATVLRASGTALREAQTLPAAESSTGPLAAADVDGDGDVDLFAGGRVVPGQYPAAATSRLFLNEGGRYVLDASNAAVLAGVGLVSGAAFSDVDADGDPDLLLAIEWGPVRLLVNRDGRFEDATAAFGLDSRTGWWNGVTTGDLNEDGLPDLIASNRGLNSQFTASPEHPATAYHADLDNDGFRDVIEARYDEFTRSMVPVRGLLTLAGGLPFLRNRIQGFEHYGQLGVNEILEQPADLLPTVEATTLAHTLFINRGGSFEAFDLPREAQLAPAFHAGVADMDGDGHEDVFLSQNLFALRGEADRNDGGRGLWLRGDGTGAVTPVPGQRSGIAVYGEQRGAAFADYDADGRVDVLVSQNAAGTKLYRNTGAKPGLRVRLRGAPGNPAAIGAAIRLEYAGGALGPLREVRAGGGYWSQDDPVQVMGLAAEPAAVRVRWPDGSETVTPLDAPTPLEVTIDATGALTARR, via the coding sequence ATGCCCCACATTCATCAGGACTCCCGGCTATTCGTCCGCGTCACGTTGCTCGCGGCGGCGGCGCTCGGCGGCGGGTGCGGGCCGGGGGCGCTCGACTGGGTCGAGGAGGACGGGTATCGCTGGGCCGAGCTTCGGGTGTCGGGGGACGACGAGCCGGGATTCGAGCGACTCGACCCTTCGGAGACCGGGATCTCGTTCGAGAACGTCGTGACCGAAGAGCAGTACATCGCGAACAGCCACTACCTGAACGGGTCCGGCGTCGCGGCGGGGGACGTGGACCGCGACGGGCGCGTCGACCTCTATCTCGCGGGGATGGACGGGCCGAACCGGCTCTACCGCAACCTGGGCGGCTGGCGCTTCGAGGACATCGCCGAGGAGGCGGGGGTCGCGGCGGCGGACCGCTTCTCGACGGGCGCCGTGTTCGCCGATGTGGACGGCGACGGAGACCTCGACCTGCTCGTCAACGCGCTCGGCGGCCCGAACGCGCTCTACCTGAACGACGGTACCGGCCACTTCACGGACGGCACGGAAGAGGCGGGGCTCTCGTCGACGCTCGGGAGCATGTCGATGGCGCTCGCCGACATCGACGGGGACGGGGACCTCGACCTGTACGTGGTGAACAACAAGGTCGCGACGGTACAGGACCTCTTCCCCCCCGAAGTCCTTCAGCCGAGCAACCTCTACCGGCAAACCGGGGACGGGTTCGAGATCCTCCCGGAGTGGCGGGAACACTTCACGCTCGGCGAGGTGCAGGACGGGATGGTCCCCCGGCTCGAACTCGCGGAACCCGACCGGCTCTACCTGAACGATGGGACGGGACGGTTCACGCCGGTGCCGTGGACGGAAGGCGCGTTCCTCGACGAGGAGGGGCAGCCGCTGGCGACGGATCCGCTGGAGTGGGGACTCGCGGCCCGTTTCCAGGACATGGACGGGGACGGGGATCCCGACCTGTACGTCTGCAACGACTTCCACAGCCCCGACCACATCTGGATCAACGATGGGGCGGGGCGCTTCCGGATGCTGGCGCCGCTCGCCATGCGGAACACGAGCTTCGCCTCCATGGCGGTGGATTTTTCGGACGTGGATCGGGACGGGGTCGCGGATTTTTTCGTGGCGGAAATGCTGAGCCGGGAGCAGCGGCTGCGCATGAAGCAGATGGTGGGGGGCGAGCCCGATCGGCCGTTCGCGGGACGGATCCGCAACCGGCCGCAGAAGCCGCGCAACACGCTCTACGTGAGCCGGGGGGACGGGACCTTCGCGGAGGCCGCGCAGTTCGCGGGCCTCGACGCGTCCGGCTGGTCGTGGGGAAGCACCTTCGTGGATGTCGACCTCGACGGGTTCGAGGACCTGCTCCTGGGGACCGGGCACTTCTACGACGCGATGGACAAGGACGCGGCGCAGAGGGTGGGCTCGATGGACTGGCGTCAGCGGATCCTCGGCTTCCCGCCGCTACGCCTCTCCAACGTCGCCTTCCGCAATCGCGGAGACCTGACCTTCGAGGAGGTGGGGGAGGCGTGGGGTTTCGCGGGGGACGAGGACATCACGCACGGGATGGCGGCGGCGGATCTCGACGGGGACGGGGATCTGGATATCGTGACGAACCGGCTGCTCGCGCCGGCGGGGGTGTACCGGAACGTGGGGCGCGCGCCGCGGGTGGCCGTGCGGCTCGTCGGCAGGGGGCTCAACACCGGGGGCGTCGGCGCGCAGATCCGTCTGTCGGGGAGCGGGTTGCCGGCGCAGACGAAGGAGATCGTCGCTGGAGGGCTGTACCTCTCGGGTTCGGAGGCGATGGCCAGCTTCGCCGCGCCCGGCGGAGAGATGACGATCGAGGTCGTGTGGCGAGACGGGACGGTGAGCCGCGTGGAGAACGTCCGCACGAACCGCATCTACGAGATCCGGGAGCCCGCGGCCGGAGGGGCGGCTGCTGCCGGGACGGCGGATCCGGAGGCCCCCCTGTTCGACGATGTGTCCGACCTGCTCGGGCACCGTCACCGGGAGAACTCGTTCGACGACTTCGCGCAGCAGCCGCTCATCACGTGGCGCCTGGGACAGGGCGGCCCGGGCGTCGCGTGGGGCGACATCGACGGTGACGGAGACACGGACGCCCTGGTTGGCGGCGGGGGCGGGGCCGGCCTCTCGGTCTTCCGCGGCGACGGCGGGGGCGGGTTCGTGCCGGATCGGGGAGCACAAGGCGGCGGTCCGGCCGGGCCGGCGCCATCCCCGGGCGACCAGACCGGCCTCGTCATCGTCCCCGGCCGGGCCGGCGCCTCGGTGGTCGTCGGAACCGCAACGTACGACGGCACCGACCGGGCGGCCCCCTCGGCCACGGTGCTGCGGGCCTCCGGCACGGCGCTCCGCGAGGCGCAGACGCTCCCGGCGGCCGAGTCGAGCACCGGCCCGCTCGCGGCGGCCGACGTCGACGGGGACGGCGATGTCGATCTGTTCGCGGGGGGCCGCGTGGTCCCCGGCCAGTATCCGGCCGCGGCGACCTCCCGCCTCTTCCTCAACGAGGGCGGCCGGTACGTCCTCGACGCGTCGAACGCGGCGGTGCTGGCCGGCGTGGGCCTCGTGTCCGGCGCCGCCTTCAGCGATGTGGACGCGGATGGCGACCCGGACCTCCTGCTCGCCATCGAGTGGGGACCGGTTCGGCTGCTCGTCAATCGCGATGGACGATTCGAGGACGCGACGGCCGCCTTCGGACTCGACTCGCGAACCGGGTGGTGGAACGGGGTGACGACGGGAGACCTCAACGAAGACGGGCTGCCCGACCTCATCGCCTCCAACCGGGGACTCAACTCGCAGTTCACGGCGAGCCCCGAGCATCCGGCCACCGCCTATCACGCCGACCTCGACAACGACGGTTTCCGCGACGTGATCGAGGCGCGTTACGACGAGTTCACGCGCTCAATGGTGCCGGTGCGGGGACTTCTCACGCTGGCCGGCGGCCTCCCCTTCCTTCGCAACCGCATCCAGGGGTTCGAGCACTACGGGCAGTTGGGCGTTAACGAGATCCTGGAGCAGCCCGCGGACCTCCTGCCGACGGTCGAGGCGACGACGTTGGCGCATACCCTGTTCATCAACCGGGGCGGATCGTTCGAGGCGTTCGACCTGCCGCGCGAAGCGCAGTTGGCGCCCGCCTTTCACGCGGGGGTGGCCGACATGGACGGGGACGGGCACGAGGATGTCTTCCTGAGCCAGAACCTGTTCGCGCTGCGGGGCGAGGCGGACCGGAACGACGGGGGGCGCGGCCTGTGGCTGCGGGGCGACGGAACGGGGGCGGTGACGCCGGTCCCGGGACAGCGGTCGGGCATCGCGGTGTACGGCGAGCAGCGGGGGGCGGCCTTCGCGGACTACGACGCAGATGGGCGTGTGGACGTGCTCGTCAGCCAGAACGCGGCCGGGACGAAGCTGTACCGGAACACGGGCGCGAAGCCCGGGCTGCGCGTCCGGCTGCGGGGCGCCCCCGGCAACCCGGCCGCCATCGGCGCCGCCATCCGTCTCGAGTACGCCGGTGGAGCACTCGGTCCGCTGCGAGAGGTGCGCGCCGGCGGCGGCTACTGGTCGCAGGACGATCCGGTTCAGGTGATGGGACTCGCGGCGGAACCGGCTGCCGTCCGCGTCCGCTGGCCCGACGGCTCGGAGACCGTCACGCCGCTCGACGCGCCGACCCCGCTCGAGGTCACGATCGACGCGACGGGCGCGCTCACCGCCCGCCGCTGA
- a CDS encoding amidohydrolase family protein, translating into MRDARTGMAIAIVLAAATPAAAQVRRGPPPTPPDTSPPMTVEAYEPRSTLVVPENPVSRAAFPFVDVHLHLNGTMPRPQLDQLVRDMDALNLAVGVNLSGGTGPRLAHQIEAFEAAYPGRFVVFANVDFSDIGNPEFGALAAARLEADVEAGARGLKIFKNLGLWLTDAADRRVPVDDPRLDPIWAKAGELGIPVLIHSGDPASFWEPMDERNERWLELRVRPGRRQTGPPSFELVLEEQLNMFRRHPGTTFIAAHLAWLGHDLGRLGQLLDEIPNMNVGLGAVIYEPGRQPRFARGFFIEYQDRILMGKDSWAPDEYPTYFRVLETSDEYFPYYRRYHAFWRMYGLDLPDEVLRKVYFENALRIIPDIDRSRFGTVGGDGG; encoded by the coding sequence ATGAGGGACGCGCGGACGGGGATGGCGATCGCGATCGTGCTGGCGGCGGCGACGCCGGCCGCGGCTCAGGTGCGGCGCGGCCCACCACCCACGCCCCCGGACACCTCGCCGCCGATGACGGTCGAGGCGTACGAGCCCCGCTCGACGCTGGTCGTGCCCGAGAACCCGGTCTCGCGCGCGGCCTTCCCCTTCGTGGATGTCCACCTGCACCTCAACGGGACGATGCCGCGCCCGCAACTCGACCAGCTCGTGCGCGACATGGACGCGCTCAACCTCGCCGTCGGCGTCAACCTGAGCGGCGGCACCGGCCCCCGGCTCGCGCACCAGATCGAGGCCTTCGAGGCCGCGTATCCCGGCCGTTTCGTCGTGTTCGCGAACGTCGACTTCAGCGACATCGGGAACCCCGAATTCGGGGCGCTCGCCGCGGCCCGGCTGGAGGCCGATGTCGAAGCCGGCGCGCGCGGGCTCAAGATCTTCAAGAACCTCGGACTGTGGCTCACCGATGCCGCCGACCGGCGCGTCCCGGTGGACGACCCCCGCCTCGACCCGATCTGGGCGAAGGCGGGAGAACTCGGCATCCCCGTCCTCATCCACTCGGGGGACCCGGCGTCCTTCTGGGAGCCGATGGACGAGCGCAACGAGCGCTGGCTCGAGCTTCGCGTGCGGCCCGGCCGCCGGCAGACCGGCCCGCCCTCCTTCGAGCTGGTGCTGGAGGAGCAGTTGAACATGTTCCGCCGGCACCCGGGGACGACGTTCATCGCCGCGCACCTCGCGTGGCTCGGCCACGACCTCGGCCGCCTCGGGCAGCTCCTGGACGAGATCCCGAACATGAACGTCGGACTCGGCGCCGTGATCTACGAGCCGGGCCGGCAGCCCCGCTTCGCCCGCGGGTTCTTCATCGAGTACCAGGACCGGATCCTGATGGGGAAGGATTCCTGGGCGCCGGACGAGTATCCCACGTACTTCCGGGTGCTGGAGACCTCCGACGAGTACTTCCCCTACTACCGGAGGTACCACGCTTTCTGGCGCATGTACGGCCTCGACCTGCCGGACGAGGTCCTGCGGAAGGTCTACTTCGAGAACGCGCTCCGGATCATCCCCGACATCGACCGAAGCCGCTTTGGCACCGTTGGAGGGGACGGGGGATGA